One stretch of Streptomyces sp. MMBL 11-1 DNA includes these proteins:
- a CDS encoding IclR family transcriptional regulator: MSTSTPERGLSGVGVLDKASLLLDVVGTGPTSLAGLVALTGLKRPTVHRLALALERLHLLGRDGRGRFVLGSRLGELAGTAWQGQLMARAEPVLVRTRDLTGASVRLYRRVGELQTCVVSAESATDPKPSPRVGTAFPMKSGSVSQVLLAWERADRLSRALRGARFSATTLANVRRKGWAQSAEGASPGMISVSAPVRDVENNVIAAVSLSGPLGQLSSNPGPRYSKVVLHAAAQLSGLG, from the coding sequence ATGAGCACCTCGACTCCGGAACGCGGACTGAGTGGGGTGGGCGTTCTCGACAAGGCGTCGCTGCTGCTCGATGTGGTCGGCACCGGTCCGACCTCGCTGGCCGGCCTGGTCGCGTTGACCGGTCTCAAGCGCCCCACGGTGCACCGGCTCGCACTCGCCCTCGAGCGCTTGCACCTGCTCGGCCGCGACGGGCGCGGCCGGTTCGTGCTGGGGTCGCGGCTGGGGGAACTGGCGGGCACGGCGTGGCAGGGGCAGTTGATGGCGCGGGCCGAACCGGTCCTGGTGCGGACACGGGATCTGACCGGCGCGAGTGTCCGGCTCTACCGGCGCGTGGGCGAGCTCCAGACCTGCGTGGTCTCCGCGGAGAGCGCGACGGACCCGAAGCCTTCTCCCCGCGTCGGAACGGCGTTCCCCATGAAGTCGGGCTCGGTCTCCCAGGTGCTGCTCGCCTGGGAGCGGGCCGATCGGCTGAGCCGGGCGCTGCGCGGCGCCAGGTTCAGCGCGACCACCCTGGCCAATGTGCGGCGCAAGGGGTGGGCCCAGAGTGCGGAGGGGGCGAGCCCGGGCATGATCTCGGTGTCGGCACCGGTCCGCGATGTGGAGAACAACGTGATCGCCGCGGTCTCGCTGTCCGGACCGCTCGGGCAGCTGTCCAGCAACCCGGGCCCCCGCTACAGCAAAGTCGTGCTTCATGCCGCCGCGCAGCTCAGTGGTCTGGGATGA